A single Pedobacter sp. PACM 27299 DNA region contains:
- a CDS encoding acyl-CoA dehydrogenase family protein, giving the protein MANIFSSLKNAYTLFKSVDFQKLEALSKKVDLTKIVDSVANLDETQLQGLMKMIGTPHKHRELPPIEGDFYHLGDEALKAEDRALQLKVRDFLEREVKPVVNKYWLKAEFPFELIPGIAELNICGLTYKGYGCPNKSNLMEGILAMELARVDTSMSTFFGVQSGLAMGSIYLLGSEAQREEWLPGMQQMKTIGAFGLTEPEVGSGAAGGLTTTAKRQGSKWILNGQKKWIGNAPFSDVTIIWARDLDDQQVKGFLVRKGTKGFAVEKMMDKMALRIVQNGLITLSNCEVDEVDRLQNANSFKDTAKVLKMTRAGVAWQAVGCARGAYESALHYTRTRKQFGKPIASFQLIQNHLVEMLSNLTAMQTLCFRLSQLQDQNLLTDEHASLAKVFCSMRTRDVVSRAREVMGGNGILLEYDVARFVADAEAIYSYEGTKEINTLIVGRAITGFSAFV; this is encoded by the coding sequence ATGGCGAATATCTTCTCTTCCCTTAAAAATGCCTACACGCTTTTCAAAAGTGTAGATTTCCAGAAACTGGAGGCACTCTCTAAAAAGGTCGACCTGACTAAAATTGTAGATTCCGTAGCCAATCTTGATGAAACACAATTGCAGGGCCTGATGAAAATGATCGGGACACCGCATAAACATCGGGAACTACCGCCGATTGAAGGAGATTTTTACCACTTGGGCGATGAAGCTTTAAAAGCGGAAGACCGCGCCTTACAGCTTAAAGTAAGAGATTTTCTGGAGCGGGAAGTAAAACCTGTTGTCAATAAATACTGGCTGAAGGCAGAATTTCCTTTTGAACTGATTCCTGGAATTGCAGAACTCAACATCTGCGGCCTGACCTATAAAGGATACGGCTGTCCGAATAAATCAAATTTAATGGAGGGTATTCTGGCGATGGAATTGGCTAGAGTAGATACCTCTATGTCCACTTTTTTTGGCGTACAAAGCGGACTTGCGATGGGCTCGATCTATTTGCTGGGGTCAGAAGCCCAGCGAGAAGAATGGCTGCCCGGAATGCAGCAAATGAAAACTATCGGTGCTTTCGGATTAACAGAACCAGAAGTAGGATCCGGAGCAGCAGGGGGCTTAACCACTACAGCAAAGCGTCAGGGGAGTAAATGGATCTTAAACGGACAGAAGAAATGGATTGGCAATGCGCCTTTTTCTGATGTTACGATCATCTGGGCCAGAGACCTGGACGATCAGCAGGTAAAAGGCTTTCTCGTTAGAAAAGGGACCAAAGGCTTTGCAGTAGAGAAAATGATGGATAAAATGGCCCTCAGGATCGTACAAAATGGTTTGATCACGCTAAGCAACTGTGAAGTAGATGAGGTAGATCGCCTTCAAAATGCCAATTCTTTTAAAGATACGGCTAAGGTATTAAAAATGACCAGGGCAGGAGTGGCATGGCAGGCAGTAGGCTGCGCCCGGGGAGCCTATGAAAGTGCCTTACACTATACCAGAACCAGGAAGCAGTTTGGTAAACCTATTGCTTCTTTTCAATTGATTCAAAACCACCTGGTAGAAATGCTGTCGAATTTAACCGCTATGCAAACCCTTTGTTTCCGGCTGTCGCAGCTGCAGGATCAAAACCTATTAACCGACGAACACGCTTCTTTAGCGAAGGTGTTTTGTTCTATGCGAACCAGAGATGTGGTGAGCCGGGCTAGGGAAGTGATGGGCGGAAATGGGATTTTACTGGAGTATGATGTAGCGCGTTTCGTTGCAGATGCCGAAGCGATTTATTCTTACGAAGGAACTAAAGAAATCAATACTTTAATCGTAGGCAGGGCCATCACTGGCTTTTCTGCCTTTGTGTAA
- a CDS encoding glutathione peroxidase has product MSDQPKSIHQFKVKLINGKEKNLSDYKNKNLLIVNIASGCGFAPQLKELQELREELKSQDFEVLAFPSNDFGRQEPLEGAGIQEFCEVNYGVEFPVFEKTMVRGAHAHPLYKFLGDKKLNGNLTSTPRWNFHKYLINKKGEVVDYFFPFTKPLSNKVKKKIQRLG; this is encoded by the coding sequence ATGTCGGATCAGCCAAAAAGTATACACCAGTTTAAGGTGAAATTGATCAATGGAAAAGAGAAGAACCTTTCAGATTATAAAAATAAAAACTTATTGATTGTCAATATTGCTTCGGGCTGTGGTTTTGCACCTCAGCTGAAGGAGTTACAGGAATTAAGGGAAGAGCTGAAATCTCAGGATTTTGAAGTATTAGCTTTTCCTTCTAATGATTTCGGCAGACAGGAACCTTTAGAGGGGGCTGGAATTCAGGAATTCTGCGAAGTAAATTATGGGGTGGAATTTCCTGTGTTTGAAAAAACGATGGTTAGAGGGGCACATGCGCATCCTTTGTACAAATTCCTGGGAGATAAAAAACTCAATGGAAATTTGACGTCTACACCTAGATGGAACTTCCACAAATACCTGATCAATAAAAAAGGAGAAGTGGTGGATTATTTCTTTCCTTTCACCAAACCATTGTCCAACAAAGTAAAAAAGAAAATCCAGCGACTGGGATAA
- the ligD gene encoding DNA ligase D codes for MSLTEYEKKRSFADTPEPQGGKGTGKSLRFVIQKHDASHLHYDFRLEMDGVLKSWAVPKGPAMDPEIKRLAMMVEDHPYDYRNFEGIIPKGQYGGGTVIVWDEGTYVPFEPETDDLKKQEKQLLHQLHSGKLKFILSGEKLKGAFALIKAYGKGENTWLLMKLEDKYAQTEDILLKDKSVISRKSIAQMEKQPDRVYGKAKPPKAKPSDPKPEKISKALNKEAKTILSAGKKLLSLVKKGTKAPFFDHVQPMLATLVDEAFDEPGWLYEIKWDGYRALAFMQDSKIELKSRNDKPYNERFYPIYEALKEWGVNAVLDGEVLVLNEKGTANFGALQNWHNETDGALRYYVFDILWYDGYDLRGLPLVDRKAILAEIIPASSLILLSKDFETSGIDFLEAAKRAGLEGIMAKRMDSKYHTGNRTQDWLKIKANHRQEVVIGGYTRNEDSPKPFSSLLVGVFEKGKLNYIGKIGTGFSVKTQQEMLAQFEPLVIDKSPFATKPDVNKTSPFRYDPLNATATWLKPKLICEVSFAELTADGLMRHPSFEGMRSDKDPKAVLLEAAAHPDTLIYKNIMEAAKKNISKKKSKEKDKNSILDTPKAEGANILLAAEEETQVKKINGHSVKFSNLSKIYWPVEKITKRDMINYYHEMATFILPYLLDRPQSLNRYPNGITGGSFYQKDVTGKVPEWIKTYLYHAEGDDTDKHFLVGNDEATLLYMASLGCIELHPWSSTIKKPDHPTWCIIDLDPGKNSFEQVIEAAQVTKAVLDGMGVPSYCKTSGSTGLHIYIPMANRYTYEQSKEFARVIVTLVNRELPKFTSLERVVANRRGKMYLDFLQNRPQATIAAPYSLRPKPGATVSMPLHWEEVKKGLQMKDFTIFNAVARANEMGDIFRPVLGKGIDLMAVIKNNKSEDLLLE; via the coding sequence ATGAGTCTTACTGAATACGAAAAGAAACGTTCATTTGCAGATACTCCTGAACCTCAGGGAGGGAAAGGAACTGGGAAAAGTCTGCGTTTTGTGATCCAGAAGCATGATGCTTCCCACCTTCATTATGATTTTCGCTTAGAAATGGATGGTGTGCTGAAAAGCTGGGCCGTTCCAAAAGGCCCGGCTATGGATCCGGAAATCAAGCGTTTGGCGATGATGGTGGAAGATCATCCTTATGATTACCGGAATTTCGAAGGCATTATTCCTAAAGGACAGTATGGCGGCGGAACGGTGATCGTATGGGATGAGGGAACATATGTGCCTTTTGAGCCGGAAACCGATGATCTAAAAAAACAGGAAAAGCAGCTGCTCCATCAATTGCATAGCGGTAAACTCAAATTTATTCTCAGCGGGGAAAAGCTGAAAGGGGCTTTTGCATTGATAAAAGCTTATGGTAAGGGTGAAAATACCTGGCTGCTGATGAAGTTGGAGGATAAATATGCGCAGACGGAAGATATACTGTTAAAAGATAAATCGGTGATTTCCAGGAAAAGCATTGCACAAATGGAAAAGCAGCCGGATCGGGTATACGGAAAAGCGAAACCTCCGAAAGCTAAGCCCTCGGATCCTAAACCTGAAAAAATAAGTAAAGCCTTAAATAAGGAAGCCAAAACCATCCTGTCTGCTGGAAAAAAACTGCTAAGCTTAGTAAAAAAGGGAACCAAAGCCCCTTTCTTTGATCATGTGCAGCCCATGCTGGCTACCCTGGTGGATGAAGCATTTGACGAGCCAGGCTGGCTTTATGAGATCAAATGGGATGGTTATCGTGCCCTCGCTTTCATGCAGGATTCCAAAATTGAGCTTAAATCCCGCAATGATAAACCTTATAACGAGCGGTTTTACCCCATATATGAGGCCTTGAAAGAATGGGGAGTAAATGCAGTGCTGGATGGCGAGGTCCTGGTGCTGAATGAAAAAGGTACGGCTAATTTTGGGGCCTTGCAAAATTGGCACAATGAAACAGATGGAGCTCTGAGGTATTACGTTTTCGATATCTTATGGTATGATGGTTATGATTTAAGAGGGCTTCCGCTGGTGGATCGAAAAGCAATTCTTGCAGAAATTATTCCCGCTTCATCGCTAATTTTATTGAGTAAAGATTTTGAAACTTCGGGCATCGATTTCCTGGAGGCTGCGAAACGCGCCGGTCTGGAGGGCATTATGGCGAAACGCATGGACAGCAAGTACCATACTGGAAATCGTACGCAGGATTGGCTAAAGATTAAAGCCAATCATCGACAGGAAGTCGTAATTGGCGGTTACACTAGAAATGAAGACAGTCCGAAACCCTTCAGTTCTTTACTTGTTGGGGTATTTGAAAAGGGAAAATTGAACTATATCGGGAAGATTGGAACTGGTTTCAGTGTAAAAACACAGCAGGAGATGCTGGCGCAGTTCGAGCCCCTGGTAATAGATAAGAGCCCCTTTGCGACCAAACCAGATGTCAATAAAACCAGTCCTTTCCGATACGATCCATTGAATGCAACAGCTACCTGGTTGAAGCCTAAACTGATTTGTGAAGTCAGCTTTGCTGAACTCACAGCAGATGGACTGATGAGGCACCCTTCTTTTGAAGGAATGCGATCCGACAAAGATCCGAAAGCGGTATTACTGGAAGCGGCAGCACATCCGGACACCCTGATTTATAAAAATATAATGGAAGCAGCTAAGAAAAATATAAGCAAAAAGAAAAGTAAAGAAAAAGATAAAAATTCCATTCTGGATACCCCTAAAGCTGAGGGCGCAAACATTTTACTGGCTGCTGAAGAAGAGACGCAGGTAAAAAAAATAAACGGACACAGTGTAAAGTTCAGTAACCTCAGCAAAATATATTGGCCAGTGGAAAAGATCACCAAGCGGGATATGATCAATTATTACCATGAAATGGCCACTTTCATATTGCCTTATCTGCTGGATCGGCCGCAATCTTTAAATCGTTATCCAAATGGGATTACAGGAGGAAGTTTTTACCAGAAGGATGTGACAGGAAAAGTTCCGGAATGGATAAAAACCTATTTGTACCATGCGGAAGGGGATGATACCGACAAACATTTTTTAGTGGGCAATGATGAGGCGACATTATTGTATATGGCTAGTTTAGGTTGTATTGAGCTGCATCCCTGGAGCAGTACGATAAAAAAGCCTGACCATCCAACCTGGTGCATCATCGATCTTGACCCTGGGAAAAATTCTTTTGAGCAGGTAATTGAGGCAGCGCAAGTTACTAAAGCTGTTTTAGACGGGATGGGAGTGCCCTCATACTGTAAAACCAGTGGATCTACAGGGCTGCACATATACATCCCCATGGCCAATAGGTACACCTATGAACAGAGTAAAGAATTTGCCAGAGTTATCGTTACACTCGTTAACCGCGAGTTGCCAAAATTCACCAGTCTGGAACGGGTAGTTGCCAATCGGAGGGGTAAAATGTACCTTGACTTCTTGCAAAACAGGCCACAGGCTACCATTGCAGCACCTTATTCCCTTCGTCCGAAACCTGGGGCAACCGTTTCCATGCCCTTACATTGGGAGGAAGTAAAAAAAGGCCTGCAGATGAAAGATTTTACCATTTTCAATGCGGTAGCCAGAGCAAATGAAATGGGCGATATTTTTAGGCCGGTACTGGGAAAAGGAATCGACCTAATGGCGGTTATTAAAAACAATAAAAGCGAAGACCTGTTATTGGAGTAA
- a CDS encoding SRPBCC domain-containing protein: MEQKTKVHAEDGQQELVITREFELPVALLFKAYDVPEIVAQWMGTKVVKLDNKKHGSYRFETSDASGNVVFQANGTIHEVIPNEKITRTFEMENSPFEVQLEFLSFEKLGEDSSKLTMHIVYKSVELRDKMLKIGFAPGLNFAHNRLQEILAKLK; the protein is encoded by the coding sequence ATGGAACAAAAAACGAAAGTTCATGCCGAAGATGGCCAGCAGGAATTAGTAATTACCAGGGAGTTTGAATTACCAGTGGCATTACTTTTCAAAGCTTACGATGTACCCGAAATTGTAGCGCAATGGATGGGAACGAAAGTAGTTAAGCTCGACAATAAAAAACATGGCAGCTATCGGTTTGAAACCAGCGATGCCTCAGGAAATGTAGTATTTCAAGCCAATGGAACAATTCATGAGGTGATTCCAAACGAAAAAATCACCCGGACATTTGAAATGGAAAACAGCCCATTTGAGGTTCAGCTAGAATTCTTATCATTTGAAAAACTTGGAGAGGACAGCAGTAAACTGACGATGCACATCGTCTATAAATCGGTCGAATTAAGGGACAAAATGCTAAAAATCGGTTTTGCACCAGGACTGAACTTTGCACATAACCGACTTCAGGAAATCCTGGCCAAACTCAAATAA
- a CDS encoding YdeI/OmpD-associated family protein: MNPQADFYFNQANKWSEALLQLRKIVLDCGLQEELKWGSPCYSFQEKNIVLIHTFKAYCALLFFKGALLNNDHGLLIQQTKNVQAARQIRFTNALEIIAQQALIKSYIHEAIAVEKAGLKVDLKETAEFPIAQEFQHKLKEIPALNTAFNNLTPGRQRAYLLYFAAPKQSKTREARIEKCMPSIINGKGLKD, from the coding sequence ATGAATCCTCAGGCAGACTTCTATTTTAATCAGGCCAATAAATGGTCCGAAGCACTGCTGCAATTGAGAAAGATTGTTCTCGATTGCGGTCTCCAGGAAGAATTGAAGTGGGGCAGTCCCTGCTATAGCTTCCAGGAAAAAAACATCGTGCTGATTCATACATTTAAAGCCTATTGTGCGCTTTTATTTTTCAAAGGAGCCCTTTTAAACAATGACCATGGCCTGCTCATCCAGCAAACTAAAAATGTACAGGCCGCACGCCAGATCCGTTTCACAAACGCTCTTGAAATCATTGCGCAGCAAGCCCTCATAAAATCTTATATCCATGAGGCGATTGCAGTAGAAAAGGCCGGACTGAAAGTAGATTTAAAAGAAACTGCCGAATTTCCGATTGCGCAGGAATTTCAGCATAAATTAAAAGAAATCCCTGCCTTGAATACGGCGTTCAACAACCTGACTCCTGGAAGGCAGCGGGCCTACCTGCTTTATTTTGCTGCTCCAAAACAATCTAAAACCCGGGAAGCAAGAATAGAAAAGTGTATGCCGAGCATTATAAATGGAAAAGGATTGAAGGATTAA
- the lat gene encoding L-lysine 6-transaminase: MYELTVSPGQVKETLSKHILADGLDLTYDMEKSHGSYIYDSKYNRKLLDFFTCFASVPLGYNHPKMVNDEVFLENLLLAALANPSNSDVYTQHYAQFVATFSKIGIPSYLPHAFFIAGGGLAVENAIKVAMDWKVQKNFAKGYKEEKGFKVLHFEKAFHGRTGYTLSLTNTLPDKTKWFAKFDWPRVAVPTVKFPLQDENLEKAISTEEASIAQIKQAFAENKDEICAIIVEPIQSEGGDNHLREEFLIQLKTLADENDAFLIYDEVQTGVGLTGKFWCHQHFTEKARPDILVFGKKMQICGILVGHKVDQIENNVFHVPSRINSTWGGNLVDMVRSTQILQIVEEDQLCNNATVVGQYLQENLAQFAQKYDKVTNVRGKGLLCAFDFPSKEMRNAFVQKGMENNVMFLGCGNQTIRFRPALCIEKKHIDEGMEVMNKILPTL; this comes from the coding sequence ATGTATGAACTAACGGTAAGCCCAGGTCAGGTAAAAGAGACTTTAAGCAAACATATTTTAGCAGATGGTTTAGACCTCACCTATGATATGGAAAAAAGCCATGGATCTTATATCTACGATTCAAAATACAATCGGAAATTATTAGATTTCTTTACTTGTTTTGCATCAGTTCCCTTGGGATATAACCATCCTAAAATGGTCAATGATGAAGTGTTTCTGGAGAACCTGTTGCTGGCTGCTTTAGCCAATCCTTCCAACTCTGATGTTTACACACAGCACTATGCGCAATTTGTAGCTACATTCTCAAAAATTGGTATTCCTTCCTATCTTCCTCATGCTTTTTTTATTGCCGGTGGTGGCTTAGCGGTAGAAAATGCGATAAAAGTAGCGATGGACTGGAAAGTTCAAAAGAACTTTGCCAAGGGTTATAAAGAAGAGAAAGGGTTTAAAGTGCTTCATTTTGAGAAAGCATTTCATGGCCGGACGGGTTATACGCTGAGTTTAACCAATACCCTGCCCGACAAGACCAAATGGTTTGCGAAGTTCGACTGGCCAAGAGTTGCTGTGCCTACCGTTAAATTCCCTCTGCAGGATGAAAATCTGGAGAAAGCAATTTCGACAGAAGAAGCTTCCATTGCCCAGATTAAGCAAGCTTTTGCAGAAAATAAAGATGAGATCTGTGCCATCATCGTGGAACCGATTCAATCTGAGGGTGGCGATAATCATTTGCGGGAAGAGTTTTTGATTCAATTGAAAACCCTTGCCGATGAAAATGATGCCTTTTTGATTTATGATGAAGTACAAACAGGTGTAGGCCTAACGGGTAAATTCTGGTGTCACCAGCATTTTACTGAAAAGGCACGTCCGGATATCCTTGTCTTCGGTAAAAAAATGCAGATCTGTGGGATTTTGGTAGGCCATAAAGTAGATCAGATAGAGAACAATGTGTTCCATGTACCCTCAAGGATCAACTCCACCTGGGGTGGTAATCTGGTAGACATGGTGCGTTCTACTCAGATCCTGCAAATCGTTGAAGAAGATCAGCTTTGTAATAATGCCACCGTTGTTGGTCAGTATTTACAAGAAAACCTGGCTCAATTTGCTCAAAAATATGATAAGGTGACCAATGTAAGAGGAAAAGGCTTACTTTGTGCTTTTGATTTCCCAAGCAAAGAAATGCGCAATGCTTTTGTCCAAAAAGGAATGGAAAACAATGTGATGTTTTTAGGTTGTGGAAACCAGACCATCCGTTTCAGACCTGCGCTTTGTATAGAGAAAAAGCACATCGATGAAGGAATGGAGGTTATGAATAAAATTTTACCAACTTTATAA
- a CDS encoding DUF4256 domain-containing protein has product MSKPKKELSITQREALLNLLSVRFEKNKNRHQGIDWAKVQAKLESRPEKLWSLDEMESTGGEPDVVAYDPQTDEYIFYDCAAETPKGRRSLCYDYEALESRKEHKPENNVVDMAAAMGIELLTEAQYRELQQLGNFDLKTSSWLQTPASIRTLGGAIFGDRRYDTVFIYHNGAQSYYAARAFRGSLRV; this is encoded by the coding sequence ATGAGCAAGCCTAAAAAGGAATTATCGATCACTCAGCGTGAAGCACTATTGAACTTATTGAGTGTTCGCTTTGAGAAAAACAAAAACCGTCATCAAGGTATAGACTGGGCAAAAGTACAGGCAAAACTGGAAAGCCGCCCGGAAAAACTGTGGTCGCTGGATGAAATGGAAAGCACAGGTGGTGAACCGGATGTAGTCGCTTATGACCCGCAGACAGATGAGTACATCTTTTATGATTGTGCTGCTGAAACCCCAAAAGGCCGTAGAAGTCTTTGCTACGATTATGAAGCACTGGAGTCCAGGAAAGAACATAAACCGGAAAACAATGTGGTAGATATGGCAGCAGCAATGGGCATTGAACTGTTAACGGAAGCACAATACCGGGAACTGCAGCAACTCGGGAATTTCGATCTGAAAACTTCGAGCTGGCTGCAAACACCAGCCAGCATCAGAACACTTGGTGGTGCCATTTTTGGCGATCGCCGCTACGACACCGTTTTTATATACCATAATGGTGCGCAATCTTATTATGCTGCAAGAGCATTCCGTGGTTCGTTAAGGGTCTAA
- a CDS encoding ArsR/SmtB family transcription factor has protein sequence MNLRRDVFQAIADPTRRAILVLLATQSMSAGAIAANFDTARPTVSKHLQILTACELLKQEQTGREIHYHINPEKMKEVADYIEPFRKMWEERFNKLENIMKNYKNE, from the coding sequence ATGAATTTAAGACGAGATGTATTTCAGGCCATAGCAGACCCCACAAGAAGAGCTATACTGGTCTTGCTTGCCACACAATCCATGAGTGCCGGAGCGATAGCTGCTAATTTTGATACCGCCAGACCAACGGTTTCAAAGCATTTACAAATACTCACGGCCTGTGAACTCCTCAAACAAGAACAGACCGGCAGAGAAATTCACTATCACATTAATCCAGAAAAAATGAAAGAAGTGGCCGACTATATCGAGCCATTCCGCAAAATGTGGGAAGAACGTTTCAACAAATTGGAAAACATCATGAAAAACTATAAAAACGAATAA
- a CDS encoding DUF4294 domain-containing protein: MKFYRLFFLSIVMITAASAKGQTGAVAVKYPVLGKNDTIRVASTNENGEMIPWIPLSEVTIYGYRIFKTPEDRAAYNRLRYNVMKVMPYALYAKRRYEQLEKDLALATDKKTQKGLVKQCDKEIKDMFNREIKELTISQGQILTKLIDREVGRTTYEIVKETKGGVTAFLYQSVARVVGHNLKSKYNPTEERDIEAIILSSGFYQ; the protein is encoded by the coding sequence ATGAAATTTTATAGGTTGTTTTTTCTGTCAATTGTCATGATTACAGCGGCTTCTGCTAAAGGGCAGACCGGTGCTGTGGCCGTGAAATACCCTGTATTGGGGAAAAACGACACCATTCGTGTGGCCTCCACAAATGAAAATGGCGAGATGATTCCATGGATTCCGCTTTCAGAAGTGACGATCTATGGTTATCGGATTTTTAAAACTCCTGAAGATCGAGCGGCTTACAACCGACTGCGTTACAATGTGATGAAGGTGATGCCTTATGCTTTGTATGCAAAGCGCAGGTATGAGCAGCTGGAGAAAGATCTTGCATTGGCAACAGATAAAAAGACGCAAAAGGGCCTGGTTAAACAGTGTGACAAAGAGATTAAAGACATGTTTAACAGGGAAATTAAGGAACTGACCATTTCTCAGGGACAGATTTTAACGAAGCTGATCGACCGGGAAGTAGGACGTACCACTTATGAAATTGTAAAAGAAACGAAAGGGGGCGTTACCGCCTTTTTATATCAGTCAGTAGCCAGAGTAGTTGGCCATAACCTAAAAAGTAAATACAATCCAACGGAAGAGCGGGACATTGAAGCGATCATTCTTTCTTCCGGATTTTATCAATAA
- the bshB1 gene encoding bacillithiol biosynthesis deacetylase BshB1 translates to MKLDILVLAVHPDDAELGCSGTIAKHIALGKKVGIVDFTRGELGTRGSAEIRDEEAADSAKILGLHARENLRFRDGFFTNDEAHQLAIIRMIRKYQPELILTNALHDRHPDHGRAGDLSNDACFLSGLPKIHTELDGIAQEAWRPRLVLQYIQDRYIEPDIIIDITPFIQTKIDSIKAFKTQFFNPDHEEQETYISSPEFFDSVIGRAREFGKSIGATYGEGFTSRKLLGVNNLFDLR, encoded by the coding sequence ATGAAGTTAGATATATTAGTACTTGCCGTTCACCCGGACGACGCAGAATTAGGTTGTTCAGGAACAATAGCAAAACACATTGCCCTTGGAAAAAAAGTAGGGATTGTTGATTTTACCAGAGGTGAACTCGGCACCAGAGGTTCCGCAGAAATCAGAGATGAGGAAGCCGCAGATTCAGCTAAAATTTTAGGCCTCCATGCCCGTGAAAACCTGCGTTTCCGAGATGGTTTCTTTACCAATGACGAAGCACATCAATTGGCTATCATCAGAATGATCCGTAAATATCAACCAGAGCTCATTCTAACCAATGCCCTCCACGATAGACACCCAGATCATGGCCGTGCGGGTGATTTGAGCAATGACGCCTGCTTTCTATCGGGTTTGCCAAAGATCCATACAGAGCTGGATGGGATAGCTCAGGAGGCCTGGAGACCGAGGTTGGTGCTGCAATACATTCAGGACCGGTATATTGAACCTGACATTATTATAGACATTACCCCTTTTATTCAAACCAAAATAGATTCCATCAAGGCATTCAAAACACAGTTTTTTAATCCGGATCATGAAGAGCAGGAGACTTATATTTCCTCACCGGAATTTTTCGACAGCGTGATTGGACGTGCCCGTGAGTTTGGTAAATCTATCGGTGCGACTTATGGCGAAGGCTTTACTTCCCGTAAATTGTTGGGTGTAAATAACCTATTTGATTTAAGGTAA